ATTGATAAAAGGTAATGTGGACATTCTTGCTGGCTTGAACATGAAAGGCGGTAGAATAACAATAGAAGGTAATGCTGTAATGCCAGGAGCCGATATGACCGGTGGTGAGATAATAGTAAAGGGTAAAGTGGAGGATATGATACCCTCGTTCCGCTTCGTTGAGGTCTCAACGCTGGATGGTGCGCAATACAGGAAGTACAGTGGCGACCTCGCAATGACAGAGAAGCGAGCAAAGGGTCTGCTTTATGTTAGGGCTTAGCTTAGGGAGTGATGAGAAGTAATATGGAATTGGAAGGAGTAGAGATAGAAGATACATTTGCGGAGGCGTTCCCGATAAAGGTTGCAAGGGTATTGATAACAGCGGTAACAGAGCGTTGGGCGGAGGAAGCAGCGCGAGAGGCTACCGGGTTTGCCACTTCTGTCATTGGATGCCCGGCAGAAGCAGGGATAGATATGATGCTCTCACGTGCTGATACGCCGGATGGTAGACCTGGAGTGGCGATAATGATATGTCACTTCAAGAAGGACGGGATAAAGGCTCAATTGATTGAGCGGCTGGGTGAGTGTGTATTAACTGCACCAACAACTGCGATGTTTAACGGGCTCGAAGCGGAAGAGAAGCTACCTGTAAAACTGCACTTCTTCGGTGACGGGTTTGAATACGAGAAGGAAGTAGGCGGGCGTAAGGTCTGGGCGATACCGATGATGGAAGGCGAATTCATCTGTGAGGAGGAGTATGGAGTGAAGACAGGAGTTGCAGGAGGTAATCTCTTCATCCTCGCTAAGAGCCAGATGTCGGCACTTGCAGCTGCTGAGAATGCTGTTTCCGCAATCAGATGTGTAGAGGGTACAATAACACCGTTCCCTGGCGGTATAGTAGCTTCTGGTTCGAAACCGGGTTCGCATAAGTACA
This genomic stretch from Methanophagales archaeon harbors:
- the fhcD gene encoding formylmethanofuran--tetrahydromethanopterin N-formyltransferase, with product MRSNMELEGVEIEDTFAEAFPIKVARVLITAVTERWAEEAAREATGFATSVIGCPAEAGIDMMLSRADTPDGRPGVAIMICHFKKDGIKAQLIERLGECVLTAPTTAMFNGLEAEEKLPVKLHFFGDGFEYEKEVGGRKVWAIPMMEGEFICEEEYGVKTGVAGGNLFILAKSQMSALAAAENAVSAIRCVEGTITPFPGGIVASGSKPGSHKYKFMHASTNEKFCPTLRDKVEDTEIPEGVNSVYEIVINGVSEEAVKEAMRVGIEAA